In Deinococcus sp. QL22, the following are encoded in one genomic region:
- a CDS encoding S9 family peptidase → MCLTAGVIPLNLRIDAATAQPDSLLALHFPSDPQVSPGGRRVAFVLTRSEEEDPRTPDPAYAKPRLRSQIWHSAGGQATPLTRGDGSDASPRWSPDGATLAFTRAAAGATAPLSKPQLYLLPLSGGEAQRITDFGQGVQDVQWSPDGQFLTFLSAGDDEDNRDERGEARIITKPRYRFNGRDWLPETPARLWRYDVAAEELTEWHAPSVELTSYAWWPNSSGVVFASSLDDRAASQWQQELFTLNLQGEVSQFGRWNSSISALAPHADGQRVAVTGRPEGKGSPEDDHLFVLHADGTSGRLDGGWDSPVAPLVGGDCHVGAFPARPVWHGESLLVLSTVGGSCGLFRVGPDGTVTPHDHQPEGVISAFTGVAGGLALIRESATQFPEVELNGAAVTNLHARLPFAARTPERVSFSTDAGEGEGWVLLPHGDARVPALLSIHGGPHTAYGHAFMHEFQLLAARGYGVAYSNPRGSVGYGQAWSSGNYGRWGSVDYDDLLGFFDTALAAHPRLDGQNAAVMGGSYGGYMTNWITGHTNRFRAAITDRSICNLVSFSGTSDIGLRFWHDELGLEAHRSADAEQLWAMSPLKFAEAVQTPTLIVHSVLDHRCPIEQAEQWYAALTQMGVPVRMVRFPGENHELSRSGRPDRRIQRLEEYLGWLDRYLGAGR, encoded by the coding sequence ATGTGCTTGACTGCGGGCGTGATTCCACTCAATTTAAGGATTGATGCTGCAACGGCGCAGCCCGATTCGCTGCTGGCCCTGCACTTTCCCTCTGACCCGCAGGTGTCGCCCGGTGGACGGCGGGTGGCCTTTGTCCTGACCCGCAGCGAGGAAGAAGACCCCCGCACACCTGACCCGGCCTACGCCAAACCGCGTCTGCGCTCGCAGATCTGGCATTCGGCGGGCGGGCAGGCCACACCCCTGACCCGTGGGGATGGCAGCGACGCCTCGCCCCGCTGGTCACCCGATGGCGCAACCTTGGCCTTTACGCGGGCAGCAGCCGGAGCCACAGCGCCTCTAAGCAAGCCACAACTTTATCTGCTCCCCTTGTCGGGCGGCGAGGCCCAGCGAATCACCGATTTCGGGCAGGGCGTGCAGGACGTACAGTGGAGTCCAGACGGGCAATTTCTGACCTTCCTGAGTGCGGGCGACGACGAGGACAACCGCGACGAACGCGGCGAGGCCCGGATCATCACCAAGCCCCGCTACCGCTTCAATGGCCGCGACTGGCTGCCCGAAACGCCCGCCCGCCTGTGGCGCTACGACGTGGCCGCAGAAGAATTGACCGAGTGGCACGCGCCGTCCGTGGAACTGACCAGTTATGCGTGGTGGCCCAATTCCAGCGGCGTGGTCTTTGCCTCCAGCCTGGATGACAGGGCGGCCAGCCAGTGGCAGCAAGAATTGTTTACGCTGAACTTGCAAGGTGAAGTCAGCCAGTTCGGGCGCTGGAATTCCTCGATTTCGGCCCTGGCCCCGCACGCCGATGGGCAGCGTGTGGCCGTGACTGGGCGGCCCGAAGGCAAAGGCAGCCCCGAAGACGACCACCTGTTCGTGCTGCACGCAGACGGAACTTCCGGGCGGTTGGATGGAGGGTGGGACTCTCCGGTTGCGCCGCTGGTGGGGGGGGATTGCCATGTGGGAGCCTTTCCCGCCCGCCCCGTGTGGCACGGCGAATCGCTGCTGGTGCTGAGTACGGTGGGCGGCAGTTGCGGCCTGTTCCGGGTAGGGCCAGACGGAACGGTCACGCCGCACGATCATCAACCCGAAGGCGTGATCTCCGCGTTTACGGGCGTCGCGGGCGGCCTCGCTCTGATCCGCGAGAGTGCCACCCAGTTTCCGGAAGTGGAATTGAACGGAGCGGCGGTCACGAATTTGCATGCCCGCCTGCCTTTTGCCGCCCGAACGCCCGAACGGGTTTCTTTCTCCACCGACGCCGGAGAGGGAGAAGGCTGGGTACTCTTGCCCCACGGAGACGCCCGCGTACCCGCGCTGCTCAGCATTCACGGTGGGCCGCACACTGCCTACGGTCACGCCTTCATGCACGAATTTCAACTCCTGGCTGCACGCGGGTACGGCGTGGCCTACAGCAATCCTCGCGGCAGCGTGGGCTACGGCCAGGCGTGGTCAAGTGGAAATTATGGACGCTGGGGCAGCGTGGATTACGACGACCTGTTGGGCTTTTTCGATACGGCGCTGGCCGCCCACCCCCGCCTGGACGGCCAGAATGCAGCCGTGATGGGCGGCAGTTACGGCGGCTACATGACCAACTGGATCACGGGCCACACGAACCGCTTCCGGGCGGCCATCACAGACCGGAGCATCTGCAATCTGGTGTCGTTCAGCGGTACATCGGACATCGGCCTGCGCTTCTGGCACGATGAATTGGGTTTAGAGGCCCACCGCAGCGCCGACGCAGAACAACTGTGGGCCATGAGTCCGCTGAAATTTGCCGAAGCAGTGCAGACGCCCACCCTGATCGTGCATAGCGTGCTGGATCACCGCTGCCCCATAGAGCAGGCCGAGCAATGGTACGCGGCCCTGACGCAGATGGGCGTGCCTGTGCGGATGGTGCGTTTTCCCGGCGAGAACCACGAACTCAGCCGCTCGGGTCGCCCAGATCGCCGAATTCAGCGCCTAGAGGAGTATTTGGGGTGGCTGGATCGGTATTTGGGAGCGGGGCGATAG